A part of Paraburkholderia azotifigens genomic DNA contains:
- a CDS encoding DUF3280 domain-containing protein translates to MTVFRSRSDAFSLRRAHALFPLLAVGVALCTVSVTAAAVPPAIALLDCVVLDDNAAYNDPSVTQTQQARATMVSAQLRTLVDQRGLYKVADNRPAATLIDRLQATQDLSSCNGCEREIARQLGAQRVGVCWVQKVSNLILNINLRIEDTASGQVVFQRSVDIRGNTDQSWRRGVDALVGLLASERDTAH, encoded by the coding sequence TTGACCGTTTTCCGATCCCGCTCCGACGCGTTCAGCCTTCGGCGCGCCCACGCGCTGTTCCCGTTGCTCGCCGTCGGCGTCGCACTGTGTACCGTTTCGGTGACAGCCGCTGCCGTGCCGCCCGCCATCGCGTTGCTGGACTGCGTGGTGCTCGACGACAACGCGGCCTATAACGATCCTTCCGTCACGCAGACCCAGCAGGCGCGCGCGACGATGGTGAGCGCGCAGCTGCGCACGCTCGTCGACCAGCGGGGGCTCTACAAGGTCGCGGACAACCGTCCGGCGGCGACGCTCATCGACAGACTCCAAGCCACGCAGGACTTGAGCAGCTGCAACGGCTGCGAGCGGGAGATCGCGCGGCAGCTCGGCGCGCAGCGCGTCGGCGTGTGCTGGGTGCAGAAAGTCAGCAACCTGATCCTCAACATCAATTTGCGCATCGAAGACACGGCGAGCGGGCAGGTCGTGTTCCAGCGTTCCGTCGATATTCGCGGCAATACCGATCAGTCGTGGCGGCGCGGCGTCGATGCGCTCGTCGGCCTTCTCGCGTCGGAACGGGACACGGCGCATTGA
- a CDS encoding cytochrome D1 domain-containing protein, protein MHCTIGHTHRPKRAAASVALAVLLGAAAGEASAAAVAYVTSETNGVGVIDLDQMTLTKTIGLGKDGPRGLSLTADGRRLLVANKSGDLSAIDTSTGKVVARVKIGKNPEFVRVHRGLAYVTYEPGDSGPPPQAANQGAGKPEGKPEGKPEGKPETEAAGGKGGKGGHDDDDGANSPPAEVAIVDLKTMKVVRSVKSGHETEGVEFSPDGRELLVTNEGDDTVSVYRTGTGKLVRTVQMDKGSRPRGIKASPDGKQYVVTLENTSKFVVLDAGTLKTVKTVDTKLGPYGVAFDPAGKHLLIAAARDKTLQVFDAKTYEHVTDAPVGQRCWHFSFTPDGSKVLMACGRSNAVFVLDAKNNYQTVSQIGDLPLAWGIVTSPPSQGSIESR, encoded by the coding sequence ATGCATTGCACTATCGGACATACACACAGACCTAAACGCGCGGCGGCATCCGTCGCGCTCGCCGTTCTGCTTGGCGCGGCTGCCGGCGAGGCCTCGGCGGCAGCCGTTGCGTACGTCACGAGCGAGACGAACGGCGTCGGCGTGATCGATCTCGACCAGATGACGCTCACGAAAACGATCGGCCTCGGCAAGGACGGACCGCGCGGCCTGAGCCTGACGGCGGACGGACGCAGGCTGCTGGTCGCGAACAAGTCGGGCGATCTCTCGGCGATCGATACGTCGACCGGCAAAGTGGTGGCGCGCGTGAAGATCGGCAAAAACCCGGAGTTCGTGCGCGTGCATCGCGGTCTGGCGTATGTGACGTATGAACCCGGCGATAGCGGTCCGCCGCCGCAGGCTGCGAATCAGGGCGCGGGCAAGCCTGAGGGCAAACCCGAGGGCAAACCCGAGGGCAAACCTGAAACGGAAGCCGCGGGCGGCAAGGGTGGCAAGGGCGGCCACGACGACGATGACGGCGCGAACAGCCCGCCCGCCGAAGTCGCGATCGTCGATCTGAAGACGATGAAAGTGGTGCGCTCGGTGAAGAGCGGGCATGAAACGGAGGGCGTCGAGTTTTCGCCGGACGGTCGTGAACTGCTCGTGACGAACGAGGGCGACGATACGGTCTCCGTATATCGCACGGGGACGGGCAAACTGGTGCGCACCGTGCAGATGGACAAAGGTTCGCGGCCGCGCGGCATCAAGGCTTCGCCGGACGGGAAGCAATATGTGGTGACGCTGGAAAACACCAGCAAATTCGTCGTGCTCGACGCCGGGACGCTCAAGACGGTGAAGACGGTCGATACGAAACTCGGCCCGTATGGCGTTGCGTTCGATCCTGCGGGCAAGCATCTGCTCATCGCCGCCGCGCGCGACAAGACCTTGCAGGTGTTCGATGCGAAGACGTACGAGCATGTGACCGACGCGCCCGTTGGCCAGCGCTGCTGGCATTTCAGCTTCACGCCCGATGGGTCGAAGGTGCTGATGGCGTGCGGCAGGTCGAATGCGGTTTTCGTGCTGGACGCGAAGAACAACTATCAGACGGTCAGCCAGATCGGGGATTTGCCGCTGGCGTGGGGGATCGTGACT